In Carassius gibelio isolate Cgi1373 ecotype wild population from Czech Republic chromosome B17, carGib1.2-hapl.c, whole genome shotgun sequence, a single window of DNA contains:
- the LOC127975956 gene encoding G-protein coupled receptor family C group 6 member A-like, with protein sequence MLLQDFYWSLIEFLILASSGSACENSPGICGAWADGDIRIGVLSSCHSTVQTLNVRERPEKYNCTELNLISLVRTLAVVHTIETINNSSFLPGVRLGYYICDTCSDASKAIQSTEQLLAVNGTLPVQCEVLERPNVKAIIGARFSEDSLAVARLLSLYMVPQISTTSSAQTLSDRVRFPAFLRTIPSDVHQTKALVNFMKHFHWDWVGVVYGDDDYGKNALQSFSADSEVADICHAFKEVLPHYLAHNEIDKRIQEVAETIRLSEAKVVVLILKEELVSKLFKEMIRQNISRTWIASDAWSMSRNISQMEGINQVGDIFGFTFITGPNPGFKEFLQQLTLSPGSVNHFLEEYKQLGKDTGFLTEAVDISMTYGERLAVWSIAHALKNLLNCNETDCPGERDFPPWKLLKELKNINFTMENQTFYFNASGNFMNGYDLINWQPQEASGQRRFVVVGNYNLTKTEVYIKAPIIWSNPSNTVPVSMCSAICPPGTAKKLLKTSCCHNCTQCLEGTYSNETNLPSCLPCESDTWSLKGWTSCKPKEEDYWKWDGSHAIVLLTFTAIGYLLLLFTLIIFLVFYGKPVMKQAGGTLCFVMMVGLALSFTSVILFIGKPNVHICRGRQILYALGFSLTVSCILVKALRTFVSFLPLYRQDHAKRFYKPPVIITCVTLIQVLICILWLIFDSPAVEGLQSDQSMIITIQCNEGSGIGFGIMLCYIALLAFVCFLLAFKGRKVPQAFNETGHIILSMLIYLFVWVCFTPVYIAKVNERYSIQAAAILVSCYGVIFCHFAPKWYMALCKKKEQLTREAYIARANNHIDLIPEITLEPDLITGSQNTINSIDTGLGSINIEFPYQTLRKRTRSKSI encoded by the exons ATGCTTCTACAAGACTTTTACTGGTCCTTAATAGAATTTCTTATTTTGGCCAGTTCTGGGTCTGCCTGCGAAAACTCACCAGGCATATGTGGGGCCTGGGCAGATGGGGATATACGGATAGGAGTGCTCAGTTCCTGCCATTCTACAGTACAGACACTAAATGTGCGAGAACGTCCCGAAAAATACAACTGCACAGA ATTAAATCTAATTTCgcttgtaaggactctagctgttgTGCATACTATTGAAACGATCAATAACTCCAGCTTCCTCCCGGGTGTGCGACTGGGCTATTACATCTGTGACACTTGCTCTGATGCATCAAAGGCCATTCAGAGCACCGAGCAGCTTCTCGCTGTGAATGGCACACTGCCTGTCCAATGTGAGGTGCTTGAAAGGCCTAATGTAAAAGCAATCATTGGAGCACGTTTCTCAGAAGACTCTCTGGCAGTGGCTCGGCTTCTGAGTCTATACATGGTCCCACAG ATAAGTACAACATCATCTGCACAAACGCTTAGTGATAGAGTGCGATTCCCAGCATTCCTACGCACAATTCCAAGTGATGTTCACCAAACCAAAGCTCTGGTTAATTTCATGAAGCACTTTCACTGGGACTGGGTTGGCGTGGTCTATGGGGATGATGACTATGGGAAAAATGCCTTACAAAGTTTCTCAGCTGATTCAGAAGTTGCAGATATCTGTCATGCATTCAAAGAAGTGTTGCCTCATTACCTAGCACACAACGAAATCGACAAAAGGATCCAAGAGGTGGCAGAAACAATCCGCTTATCCGAAGCTAAAGTTGTGGTCCTTATCTTAAAGGAAGAGCTGGTCTCTAAACTGTTCAAAGAGATGATTCGGCAGAACATCTCGCGTACTTGGATCGCAAGTGATGCTTGGTCAATGTCACGAAATATATCTCAAATGGAGGGAATCAACCAAGTAGGTGACATATTTGGGTTCACTTTCATCACTGGTCCCAATCCCGGTTTTAAGGAGTTTTTGCAGCAGCTGACTCTTTCTCCGGGCTCTGTAAACCACTTTCTTGAAGAGTATAAACAGTTAGGGAAAGATACTGGTTTTCTAACAGAAGCTGTTGACATCAGCATGACCTACGGCGAAAGGTTAGCTGTATGGTCCATTGCTCATGCTTTGAAAAATCTTCTTAACTGCAATGAAACTGATTGCCCTGGAGAACGGGATTTTCCACCATGGAAG CTCCTCAAggaattgaaaaatataaattttactaTGGAAAATCAAACCTTCTATTTTAATGCATCTGGAAATTTTATGAACGGATACGATCTAATAAACTGGCAACCACAAGAAGCAAGTGGCCAGAGACGATTTGTTGTTGTTGGAAATTACAATCTGACAAAAACGGAAGTTTACATTAAGGCACCCATAATATGGAGTAACCCAAGCAATACG GTTCCTGTTTCCATGTGCTCTGCTATTTGCCCTCCTGGTACAGCTAAGAAACTTCTCAAAACATCATGCTGCCATAACTGTACACAATGTTTAGAGGGTACTTACTCTAATGAAACAA aCTTACCGAGTTGCCTTCCTTGTGAAAGTGATACCTGGTCTTTAAAAGGATGGACTTCCTGTAAGCCAAAGGAAGAGGATTACTGGAAATGGGATGGGTCTCATGCTATAGTTCTACTTACATTTACTGCAATAGGTtacctgttgttgttgttcaccCTTATCATCTTCTTGGTCTTTTATGGAAAACCAGTCATGAAACAGGCAGGGGGAACCCTATGTTTTGTAATGATGGTAGGGTTAGCACTCAGCTTTACTAGTGTCATATTGTTCATTGGCAAACCCAATGTTCACATTTGCAGGGGTCGACAGATCTTGTACGCCTTAGGGTTCTCTCTCACAGTTTCATGTATTTTGGTTAAAGCTCTGCGCACCTTTGTATCCTTTCTTCCGCTGTATCGACAGGACCATGCTAAAAGGTTTTACAAGCCCCCTGTCATCATAACCTGTGTTACTCTCATTCAAGTCCTCATCTGCATCTTGTGGTTGATATTTGATTCTCCAGCTGTAGAGGGGCTTCAGTCTGACCAAAGCATGATAATTACCATACAGTGCAATGAAGGTTCTGGAATTGGATTTGGCATCATGCTTTGCTATATTGCACTGCTAGCATTTGTCTGCTTTTTATTGGCATTCAAAGGGAGAAAGGTACCTCAGGCTTTCAATGAGACTGGACACATCATCCTAAGCATGCTCATTTATCTTTTTGTGTGGGTCTGTTTCACCCCTGTATACATTGCAAAGGTCAATGAGCGGTATTCAATTCAAGCAGCTGCCATCTTGGTGTCATGTTATGGAGTAATTTTCTGTCACTTTGCACCTAAATGGTACATGGCTCTCTGCAAGAAGAAAGAACAGCTTACTCGAGAGGCATATATTGCAAGAGCCAATAATCACATCGACTTGATCCCAGAGATAACACTGGAACCTGATTTAATAACGGGGTCACAGAATACCATTAACTCAATTGATACTGGTTTGGGTTCAATTAATATAGAATTCCCTTACCAGACATTACGGAAAAGAACTAGGAGCAAATCCATTTGA